The genomic segment CTCGCGTTGGATAATTGTATGTTTGGCGATGTTAAATTCCTGTATCTCTCACCAGAACGGCTTGAAACAGAAAAGTTCCGCGCGGTGTTGAACCGGCTGAATGTAAATATCATTGCTGTTGATGAGGCACATTGCATTTCGCAATGGGGATATGACTTCAGGCCGCCTTACCTCCGCATTGCCGCCATCAGGGAGTTTTTGCCCAATGTTCCGGTGCTGGCCTTAACAGCCACCGCCACTCCCGATGTTGTAAAAGACATCCAGGAAAAATTAGGGTTCGCAAAAGAAAATCTTTTTCAGAAAAGCTTTGAGCGAACCAATCTAACCTATGTGGTTCAAAATGAAGAGAACAAACTGGGGCGCCTGCTTAAAATCTGCAACCGTATTCAGGGGACTGGCATTGTGTATGTCCGTAATCGTCGGCGAACCAAGGAGATTTCAGATTTTCTGAATACCCAGAAGATTTCATCCGACTTTTATCATGCCGGCCTTGATCCTGCCACCCGGGATAAGCGCCAGACAGCCTGGATGAATGGCCAAACGAGGGTTGTTGTCTCAACCAATGCTTTTGGGATGGGGATTGATAAACCCAATGTGCGTTTTGTGGTTCACATGGATTTGCCCGATAGCCTTGAAGCGTATTTCCAGGAAGCTGGCAGGGGAGGGCGCGATGGCCTTCAATCTTATGCCGTTGTGCTGTATGAAAATTCGGATGTTTTTGATCTCAAGCACAACCTTGCCCTTTCATACCCGGCCATTGATGTGGTAAAGAAAGTGTATCATTCGTTGGGTAATTATTTTCAGCTCGCAACCGGAGGTGGCAAAGACAGGGGATTTGACTTTGAATTATCAGAATTTTGCAATCAATACAAACTAAACCAGGTGATAGCCTTCAATGCGTTGAAATTTCTTGAAAAAGAAGGATACATCATGCTTAGCGAAGATGTTGGAGCGCCATCTCTTGTGCATATCAAAACCAAGAAAGAAAACCTTTATCGTTTCCAGGTTGAGAACCCTGTATATGATGCGTTTATTAAACTGCTGCTACGCTCTTACAGTGGACTTTTCACGATGTTTGTGCGCATCAGCGAAGCAGAAATTGCCCGTCGTATGCCCATGCAGTTAAGCGATGTTATTAAAACCTTGCAGGTGCTGAACCAATTCGGACTTATCACCTATGTGCCCCGAAAAAACAAACCGCAGCTTATTTATCTTACCGAACGCCTCGATGTCAGCTCATTGCAAATATCAAAACAGCACTATCACGACCGCATGAAATCGGCGGAAAAGCGAGTTGAAAGCGTGATCAATTACGTGAGTGGTACAAATAAATGCCGGAGTCAGCTCTTGCTGGAGTATTTTGGTGAAAAAAGCAGCCAGCGTTGTGGCAGATGCGATGTATGCATTGAGCGCAATAAACTTGAACTAAGCGACTTTGAGTTCAAAAAAGTGGCTGAACAACTTGAACCCCTCATCACAGGCAAGGCTTTGAACCTTGAAGAAATTGTTGACAGCATCAAAGGCCTGAACGACGACAAAGTAATAAAGGCATTTCGCTGGCTGCTTGATAACGATAAAATAGTTGCCACGGCTGACAATCGCTTTTTTTGGGCAAGGAAGGGGAATGGGGAGTAGTGAATGGTGTTGGGTTAATTTGTCAATTGGTTAATCGGTTTGGAGTATTGGAGTGATGGAGTAATGGGGTAATGGATTTGTTAATTCAAAATTCCAGATTTAAGATTCGTAAATCTACAAATGATAGCCATTTTGAATCGAACTTTGGATTTCGGACTTTGATCCTTGGTTGATTAGCGCACAGTATACTCAAGGCCGATAGCCTCGCCAGAGGCTAAATATTGGTAGCGAATGATGATCAGCAAACAGTATCTTCAAAACCGATAGCCCCGCCAGGGGCTAAATGTTGGTAGAAAAAAAATAATCCCAAATCCGTTAAGCCCGCCAGCGGCGGGCGACATGTATTTATTTCTTTTTTAGCAATTTCATTTTCTTTTTTCGGATTCATTTTTATTGATTCCGTGTTTTATTGCCATAAGCCCACACCAGAAAATCCTTCATTGCAATAGCCCAGGTTTCAGGATGATGTTTCCCGCCCTCAATTTCCAGGTATTTTATTCTTTCGCCGTTCAGGATATTTTGTTTCTCCAGCTCTTTGATCAGGTCGAGTGTATCATCAATAGAATCAATAACACCGTTGCCATTGCGGTCGCTTTTTTCATCGAGGGTTCCGGTTTGAAACCAAAATTTTAAGCTGGCAGGAGCATTTTCAGTTGTACGAACTATATCATGTGCAATTCTGAATCTATCAACATTCCGCCCTTTTTTCCACTCTCGTGTTCGCCACCAGAAACTACCGGAAAAGCAACCTACATTTCCAAAATGATCAGAGTTGTTCCAAGCAATGTCAAAAGCTGATAGCGCTCCCAGGCTGTAGCCTGCGATGCTATTGTGCGAACTTTTTTCAGAAACTGGTAGCCAGGTTCCCAAATGTGGAATGAATTCGTGCAATAAAAATCGGGTGTATAATCCAGCCTTGGAACCCCGCCCCGCATAGTCGCCTTGTTGCGCAATCCCGTATTCCTGCATTCTTTCACCGGCATAAACTCCGGCGACAATGATGGGTTCTATCAGGTTCTCACCGGTTAATAATTCAAGTGTTTCTTTGATCTTTATCGAACCGCTTTCCTGACCATCGTTCAGGATCAGCAAAGGGTATGTTTTGCCTGCGATCAAAACTTCCGGGTAGAAGACTTTATAAGTGATTCTCCGATCCAGGGCTTTACTTTTACAGTAAGCTTTGAGTTTTTCAGTGTAGCGCAATTTCTTTCCGTTGTGTTGTAAGGCGTGGAACAATATTACACTCTTTTTGTTTATTGCGAATGATTTCAAAACATGTTCTCTGTTTTCATGCAATGAATATTAACCAATCCAAATCCGGCAAAAACTGACTTTATGCAAGAAACTACACATAAATGGTTCTCCAACAATATTGGCGCTGAGATTACTACGCTTTCATTTGGCCATGCCGGATTTCCGGTTGTACTTTTTCCAACTTCAATGGGAACCTATTATGAGAACAAGGATTTTAAGCTGGTAGAATCGGCACGCTGGTTCATTGAGCAGGGATTAATTAAGATTTATTGCCCCGACAGTGTGGATCGCCAAAGTTGGTACAACAAAGGCATTCATCCCTTTGATCGTGCCAGGAACCACATCTGGTATGATAAATTCCTGCTTGAAGAGCTGGTGCCGCTGGTTCGGAATGAAACCGCTGTGCAACGTATAGCATTTGCAGGGTGTAGCTTTGGCGCTTACCATGCCATGAACTTTGCTTTCAAACACCCCGATGCTGCAAGTTATGTGCTTAACATGGGCGGCGCTTACACCATCAAAGACCTTGCTGATGGCTTTCATAATGATGATATTTATTTCAACAATCCTGTTGATTTTATCCCTCAACTGAATGATCCGCGCATCTGGGATCTTTTTGTGATCCTCGGCACCGGCGAACATGATATTTGCAAAGACGACAACCTGCAAATGGCTGAAATACTGCGAAACAAGAATATCGAACACTGGTTGGATGTACGCCCGGGTAAGGACCACGATTGGCCAGTGTGGCGTGAAATGTTCCCTCATTATCTTTCTGCTATTACTGCCCGGCAATTTCGCTAATTTTGAATATTCCTTCATAAAACCAAAACCACAAAAACAATGAAGAAAATCGGAATTTTATTCGGGATGGAAAATACTTTCCCACAGGCATTCATAGAAGAAGTAAACAGGCAAAACATCAAAGGCATCCAGGCCGAAGCAGTCAGCATTGACCAGGTTAAGCAGGGCGAATCTAGCGGTTATGCAGTAATCATTGACCGCATTTCGCAGGATGTTCCCTTTTACCGGGCCTTTTTGAAAAATGCAGCAATTTCAGGTACTGCCGTCATCAACAACCCATTCTGGTGGAGCGCCGATGAGAAATTCTTTAACAATGCCTTGGCCGTCAAAATCGGGGTTCCGGTTCCGAAAACGGTATTGCTTCCATCGCATGAGCGGCCCACTGACACTTCTGAGAATTCTTTCAGAAACATGGCCTTTCCGCTTAGTTGGAATGAGATTTTTAGCCACATCGGATTTCCTGCCTACATGAAACCCCATGCCGGCGGAGGTTGGAAAAGTGTTTACAAAGTGAACAATGAAGAAGAAGCTTTCCGGGCCTTAAGCGAAACCGGGCAGTTGGTCATGATGATCCAGGAAGAGATTCAGTTTACAGAATATTTCAGGTGTTATTGCATTGGTGGGAAATATGTAAAGGTTATGCAGTACGAACCGCGAAACCCCTTCCACCTCAGGTATGTGATTGACGGGCCAAAGCCATCCGCAAAACTCATTAAATTGGTTGAAAATTACGTACTGAAATTGAATCATGCCCTCGGCTATGATTTTAACACAGTTGAATTCGCTGTCAGGGATGGCATTCCTTACGCTATTGATTTTTGTAACCCGGCGCCTGATGCAGATATTAAATCCGTAGGACAGGAAAACTTTGATTGGGTCATAAAGCACGCCGCAATGTATGCGATTGAGCGAGCTAAAGCCCAGAAAGACGGAGTGTTGAACCTCACCTGGGGAACCTTCGTCAAAGCTGCTGTTGATGGTCATGCACCTGACGGATCGCAAAAAGAAAAGCCTGCAAGCGGGAAAGCCAAAGCCGGTAAAAAGTAATACAGAGAATCAAACTGTTGCCAAACCATTAAACCAACACGTTATGTCTGACTTCTCAATTGGAATAGAAGAGGAATACATGATCCTCGACCCGGAAACCCGCGAACTGACCTCTCACGATCAGAAAATCGTTGAGATTGCCTCCAAACTGCTCGACGATCAGGTAAAAGCAGAAATGCATCAGGCAGTAGTTGAAGCCGGTACCAGTATCTGCGAAAATATCAAGGAAGCGAAAAAGGAAATCTGTATGCTCCGGAAAAATATTGCGGAAATAGCCCATAGCCTTGGTTTCAGGCTGGGCGCTTCGGGTTCGCACCCATTTTCTCATTTTACCAATCAACTGATCACCCCCAATCCACGTTACGACCAGATTGTGAATGAACTACAGGAAGCCGCAAGATCAAATCTTATTTTTGGCTTGCACGTGCATGTGGGTGTTAGCGATCGCAACATGGCCATGCATATTGCCAATACCATGCGTTATTTCCTGCCGCATATTTACGCGCTTTCAGTCAATTCGCCCTTCTGGGAAGGACGGAACACCGGTTATATGTCGTTCCGCTCAAAAGTTTTTGAACGCTTTCCGCGAACCGGAATTCCCGATTATTTTACCAGCTACGACGATTACACCCGCTACATAAAATTGCTCGTAAAAACCGGCTGTATTGACAATGCCAAGAAAATCTGGTGGGATTTGCGGGTGCATCCTTTTTACCCGACCATTGAATTCAGAATTTGCGACATCCCTACACGGGTTGAAGCAAGCGTTTGCCTGGCTGCATTGTTCCAGGCTTTGGTCTACAAACTGTATAAACTTCGCCTAAGAAATGTTACATTCATCAATTACCAGCGGGCACTGATCAATGAAAATAAGTGGCGGGCTTCGCGTTACGGCATTGATGGAAAGCTGATTGATTTTGGCAAGGAAGAAGAAGTACGTACGCGCGTGCTCATCATGGAATTGCTCGATTTTGTTGACGATGTACTGGTTGAACTCGACAGCCGTGAAGAAATTAATTACATCTATACGATCCTGAAGGAAGGAACCGGCGCCGATAAGCAACTCGCTGTATTTGAGAAAACCAAAAGCCTCGAAGCTGTGGTTGATTATATCATTGAAGAATCTGTGCAGGGACTTGATTGAAAAGTTGGCAATTGGCAGTGGCAGTAGCAGTAGCAGTCTCAGTAGATAGTAATTTAAAGCTTAACTTTGCATCCTTGAACATTGAACTTTGAACCCGGAAATTTGAACCCAAAACGCCGAACACCGAACGCCACTTCGACAAGCTCAGTTTCCGGAACCTTGAACCTTGAACCTATGACTCAGACTTCTTTCCGCTTTGCGATGATTGATATGTACGATGGCCACGAAAACCAGGGCAAACGCTCTATTGAAACCATCGTTCATGAATTCGCGAAGTCTTTTAACCTTGATCTCACATACGATATTTTTGATACCCGCGGCAAAGGGGAAATTCCTGATTTGTCGTACGATGCCTACCTTTCAACCGGAGGACCGGGAAGTCCGCTGGACAGCGAAGGCTCTCATTGGGAAGCGAAGTTTTTCAACTTCGTGGAGCAACTTAGAGCCCATAACCGCAGCGCTGCTGAGAATAAGAAACCTCTTTTTCTGATTTGCCACTCATTCCAGGTTTTCTGCCGGCATTATGGACTTGCCAGGGTCGGACTGCGAAAGTCAACAAGCTTTGGTGTGTTTCCGATCCATAAAACTTCCTTTGGAAAGGAAGAACCTTTTTTCAATAATCTTCCTGATCCATTTTGGGCAGCGGATCACCGCGATTACCAGGTCACCAAAGTTGACTTTGAAAAAATGGAAGAGTTTGGAGCTAAACTGCTTTGCCGCGAAAAAATCCGGCCTCTTGTTCCTCTCGAAAGAGCGGTGATGGCCGTCAGATTTTCCGACTATATTTTCGGAACCCAATTCCACCCCGAAGCCGATCCTGTTGGCATGCTTCATTACTTTTCGATGCCCGAAAAACGCGAACAGATCATTGAGAAATATGGAGAGGACAAGTTTGAGCACATGATTGCCCACCTGAATGTTCCCGGCCATCTGGTTCTTACACGCAACACCGTTTTACCTTCATTTCTTGAATCTGCGCTCACATACAAAATGATATTGCAGGCATGATCAAGGAATTACGAAGGCAGTTCAACAACTGGTTCAGCCAGGCAAAATTTGATGCTTACGCGCATGAGATGCATACGGATTACAATTGGAAGGTTGGTTTTCGCCTTGCCGAAACCCCTGTTTTTCTTCCGCCTCGGCTTGTTGGGGATATACTTACGGCATCGGAAACGATAGTTGATTTCCTTGTGAACCACGATATCAAATCCATCACCCAGCCTGCGATTGAAAATGAATTTAATGTTCCGAACGAGGATCAGCATACCATGTTCCTGGCTATGGATTTTGGGATTTGCGAAGATGAAAATGGCAACATTGTTCCTAAACTGATTGAACTGCAAGGTTTCCCCTCGCTTTACAATTATATGGTTCAGATTGGGGAAACCTGGCGAAGGCATTTCCCGCTTCCTGAGAATTATGGATATCTCCTCACCGATAAAGGACTGGATTATTATCTTGCCCGCTTGAAGCGAGCCATCTTTAATGGCCACGAACCAAAACATGTTGTTTTGCTTGAGATTGAACCTGAAAAGCAGTCAACCTCCATTGATTTTTATGTTGCTGAAAAAGAATTTGGCATCAAAGTGCTTTGCCTCAGCAAGGTCATCCTCGAGGATCGCAAATTATATTATCTCGAAAACGGGGAGAAGGTTCGCATCAGGCGCATTTATAACCGCGTGATCTTTGACGAACTCAAACAGCGCCCCGACCTTGAACGGCAATTCAATCTCACCGAAGATGTTGATGTGGAATGGGCAGGCCATCCGAATTGGTTCGCAAGAATTTCAAAATTCCTGATGCCTTATTTACCATCCAGCGAATTCATACCCGAAGCACGTTTATTGAGCAGTTTTAAGGTTTTGCCTGAGGATCTTGAAAATTATGTCTTAAAACCACTTTTTTCGTTCAGCGGCAGTGGTGTGGTGGTTGATGTAAGCCCGGAAGATATTGCTTCAATTCCCGAAAATGACCAGCACCTCTTTATGCTTCAGCGCAAAGTGAATTATGCACCGCTTATTGAAACTACTGTGGGCGACGGCGAGAAAGCCAAAATTGAATTCAGGTCGCTTTACCTGTGGCAGGAAGATGAGCCCCGCCCGGAACCCATGATTCACCTGCTGCGCATGAGCAAAGGCAAACTGATCGGGGTGAAATATAACAAGGATAAAACCTGGGTAGGCTCGTCAGTTGCGTATTTTGATCTCGAAAAAGCAAAAAATCAGGCGCGCTCTTCCTCGTAGCGCAGGTTTAGCATAATAAATTGTTGTCTTTCGGGTGTGTTGCGGCCCATGTAAAATTCAAGCGCTTCCTGTATTTCAGAAGATTTTTTCAGGATCACCGGATCGAGGCGCATGGCGGGCCCGATAAAATGCTTGAACTCATCGGGACTGATTTCACCAAGTCCTTTAAAACGCGTGATTTCGGGGTTCTGACCCAGTTCTTTGAGCGCTGCAACCCGCTCTTCGTCGCTGTAGCAATAAATGGTTTTCTTTTTATTCCGGACCCTGAACAGCGGAGTTTGCAAAATGTAAACATGCCCTGATTTTACCAGGTCGGGATAGAATTGCAGGAAAAAAGTGAGCAGCAGCAGGCGGATGTGCATGCCGTCAACGTCGGCATCGGTGGCAACAACAATATTATTATAGCGCAAATTTTCAAGGTCTTCTTCGATATTGAGCGCTGTTTGCAGCAGGTTAAATTCCTCGTTTTCGTAAACAATGCGTTTGCTCAGGCCGTAGCAGTTCAGCGGCTTGCCTTTCAGGCTGAAAACGGCCTGGGTATTCACATCTCTCGATTTTGTGATCGAACCGCTGGCCGAATCGCCCTCGGTGATAAACAAAGTGGTTTCGAGCCGGCGGTTGTCGTTGCTGTTGTAGTGCACCCGGCAATCGCGGAGTTTTTTGTTGTGCAGGCTGGCTTTTTTAACGCTCTCTTTTGCAAGTTTCTTGATGTTCGCCAGTTCCTTGCGTTCTTTTTCCGACTGCAGGATCTTACGGTAAAGCGCCTCAGTCGTATCGGTGTTGATGTGGAGGTAATTATCGAGGTTGCGTTTTACGATATCGCCTATGTAATTACGAATGGTTGGTCCGCCGGTTTCAATGTGTGATGAACCCAGCTTGGTTTTGGTTTGGGATTCAAAAACCGGTTCAACAATTTTGATACTCAGCGCTGCCACAATGGAGGATCGGATGTCCGAAGCATCAAAATCCTTTTTGTAAAATTCGCGGATGGTTTTTACGATGGCTTCGCGGAATGCAAGCTGGTGCGTGCCGCCCTGTGTGGTGTGCTGGCCGTTCACAAATGAATAATATTCTTCGCCATACTGTTTAGACGTATGCGTGAAGGCACATTCAAAATCATCTTCCTTGATGTGGATGATCGGGTAAATCTGGTGGCTGCCGTTGATTACATTCGAAAGCAGATCGTGCAAGCCGTTTTTCGAATAATACGATTGCCCGTTGAAACGGATCGTAAGTCCGCGGTTCAGATAAACATAATTCCAGAGTTGCTTGTCAATATATTCGCTCAGGTAGTGGTAGTTACCGAAAATACCATCATCGGGTGTGAACGCAATGAGGGTTCCGTTGCGCTCGTCGCTGTCGTGCTCAGGATGATCCTTTACAAGGTTCCCGTTTTCGTATTCAACTATTCTGGTTCTTCCTTCACGAACTGATTGCGCCTTGAAATACTTGGAAAGTGCGTTCACCGCCTTGGCTCCGACCCCATTCAAACCTACGGCTTTCTTGAAAACCTTTGAATCGTATTTGGCGCCGGTATTGATTTTTGAAACGCAGTCAATCAGTTTGCCAAGCGGCATACCACGCCCATAATCGCGGATAGAAACCAACTGGTCTTTAATAGAGATATCAATGGTGCGGCCGTGGCCCATTACAAATTCGTCAATGGCGTTGTCAACCACTTCTTTGAGCAACACATAAATGCCATCGTCCTGCGATGAGCCATCGCCAAGTTTGCCGATGTACATGCCCGGGCGCAGGCGGATATGCTCTTTCCAATCGAGTGAGCGTATGCTTTCTTCAGTATATTTTTCAGTCATGATGTGTGAACCCATTTCGGGCTGCAAAGATACAGGAAAGAAACGCAGCAGTAGGGGTTTTGGTGCAGGAGTTGTGAAACGGAGCGGGGAAGTTATTCACAGCTTGCCATGCTAGAAATCAAATGCAGCTACAGCGAAGGCGCGAAGACGCGAAGGCGCAATGAAAGAATCAAATACAGTTAACAGCGAAGGTTTAAAGACGCAATAAAAAGTGACTTAAAACACATAGACACATAGTACGCATAGAGGGTGCACAGTATAATCTATTGATTTAAAACTATGTGTGCTATGAGGCTGTGTGGTAAAAAAGGTATCAGGTTTTTCAGAGTGAACTCAAAATCCAGCCATTTAAATGATTCCAGACCCAAGAAGCACCCCCATCACCAGGATCAAAAACCCAACGGATAACTGAACGGTTCGCATGGTGACTTTTTTCAACATCCTCCTGCCAATAAATGACCCTGCAAAGGCAGCCAAGGTTGCGACCACCACCATCCAGACTGAGTTGTCGTTGCTGATAGCCGCAAAATGTTTTGAGAAAAATGATGTTCCGTAAATGCTAAGCCTCGAAATATCTATCACAATGGCAGCGGCAATGCCTGTGGCGATAAAGCCCTCTTTGCCTAATCCTGCCCTCAACAGAAACAATGAGCGCAGAGCACCCTGGTGCCCCGACAAACCTCCGAAGAAACCAGACAAAGCCCCTCCGATGGGAAGGTATTTGCGGGGCAGGGCCAACTTATCGAAGCGTTTGTCAATTTCAATGATGGCAAAAATGATCAGCAGCAAGCCAATAATAAGCTTGATTAGCGTGACTTCAAATTCCTTGTTGCCAAGATGATAGGTAAACAAAGCGTCATCACTGCTAAGATAGTTCAGCAACAAAGCGCCGCCAATAGCAAACAACGCTGCCGGAATTGCAAACAGGGCAGCAACTTTCAGATTGACGGCTTGCCAGATCAGGCTCATCTTAAAAAGATTGTTGATCAGGTGCACTATGGCTGTCATGGCAATGGCAATCTCCACTGGAAAGAAGATGGCAAATACCGGTAAGAGTATGGTTCCAAGTCCGAAACCCGAAAAGAAGGTCAGCATGGCAGCGCCAAAGGCAACGAGGGCGATGAGAATGTATTCCATTTTTTTTTATGATGCAGTGATACAGTTAAACAGTAATACAGTGTTGCAGTTCCCGAATCAACGCCAATCTAAAAATTGTAGGTTTATGATTAATTATCATCCTGAGTGTAACGAAGGAACTGGTTTTGAAGCTTGGAAGAGATCCTTCACTTCGTTCAGGATGACAAGGTATGACATTTTTAGAGAGAATGATGTTGTTGCAGTCACTGCTCTCTTATTTCTTTTAAACCAAATCTTTGCGTCTCCCGATAGCTATCGGGAGCGTCCTGGCGGTGTGAATTATTTCGGTTAGTAAAATAAACGGACAAAACTAAACTTTTATATCTTTGTATCAATCATTCGCAAAATGAAACACCTCATCATTTCCACCCTCTATCACAACAACGGCAAAGGCCTATTCTCCTGCTGGATTTTATGATTTACGCCTGCCTGTAGGCTTCCTATTATTTTTTGTTTATTTTTTAGCTATTGCCTGAGCCAAACTTCGCAAATCAAAAATCGTTGTTCCTTGTTCTAAAATCAAATTGCAATCGCCGTGCAAGGTATAATTTTCGACATCCGCAGCTTCTCCATCCACGATGGACCCGGAATCCGCCAAACGGTTTTTCTGAAAGGTTGTCCTTTGCGATGCGCCTGGTGCCATAACCCCGAGAGCCAGGAAAATATCACTGAAACCATGACGAGCCACAAGAAACTTGGCGGTCAGACTTTTACCCGGACTGAAGAAGTGGGCAAGCTGATGAGCGTTGAAGGAGTGATGCAAAGCATTGAAAAAGACATTCCTTTTTTCGAGGAATCCGGTGGTGGTGTGACCTTTTCGGGTGGAGAACCATTGATGCAGCCGGAGTTTACAACGGCTTTGCTTACTGCAAGCCGTAAAAATGGGATTCATACCGCACTTGATACCTGTGGTTATGCCGAACCTGAAGTTATTGACAAGGTGTTGCCCCTCACTGATTTGTTTCTTTACGACCTCAAGCTTGCCGATGATGAAGCCCATAAACAATTCACAGGAGTAAGCAACCGGCCCATTCTTGAAAATCTTAATAAGATCAGTGCATCTGGCAAGCCCATCATTATCCGCATTCCGTTGATCCCGGGTATTACCGATACAGAGGAAAACCTTTCAGGATTAAAATATATCATTGAGCAAACACAAGGAATCCAGCGCATTGATCTGTTGCCTTTCCATGCCATTGCCAAAAGCAAATACGAGCGAATGGGCAAAACATGCTGGCAGCAAACTGAAAACGGCTACGATCAGTTTAAAGCGCAGGAAATTAAGGAGTATTTTATGAACTCGGTACAGACAGTTACAATTGGGGCATAATTTTCCATATTCAAAATTCCATATTCAATATTCCCTGAATGAGTGATCAAAGTCCGCAAAATCTTGAATCTCAAATTTGAAATCTTGAATTAAATCTGAAATCGTAAATCGTAAATCCGAAATTCAAATGAATTCCAGAATAACAAACCTCAGAAACCAAAGCCTCGAAGCTGTTAACACGCTTTCCGTTGAGCGGGCATTGCTGATCACAGCATTTTATAAATCCATTGCAGGTCAGGAAGTTCCTGTGCCATTGCAAAGAGCAATGGCTTTCAGGCATATCATGGAAAATAAAAGCATCTGCATTCTGCCTGATGAACTCATCGTGGGTGAGCGTGGGCCAGCTCCAAAAGCTGCGCCTACATATCCTGAAATTTCCCTGCATTCGCTGGAAGACCTCGATATTCTTCATAAGCGTCCGAAAGTCTCTTTCAGGGTTGATGAGGAAACGCGAATTGCTTACCGTGATGTCATCATTCCTTTCTGGAAAAGCAAAACCCAACGCGACCGGGTTTTCACTGCTATGTCGCCGGAATGGAAAGATGCCTATGCAGCAGGCGTTTTTACTGAGTTCCAGGAGCAACGTGCCCCGGGCCATACGGTAGCCGGCAAAAAACTGTTCGGCAAAGGCATGAAGGATCTGAAAGAGGAAATTGCTTTAGCATTGGCAAAACTTGATTTTATTAACGATCCGGAAGCATTGGCAAAACAGCATGAACTTCATGCAATGGAAATGGTTGCTGATGCCATTGTTGCCTTTGCGAACCGCCATGCTGAGGCATTGCAAAAAATGGTTTTAGATGAAATAGATGAAACCCGCCAAAACGAATTGCTTGAAATGATAAGGATTTGCAGGCGCGTTCCTGAAAACGCCCCGCAGACTTTTCATGAAGCGCTGCAGCACTACTGGTATATCCACGTTGGTGTGATCACAGAATTAAATCCCTGGGATTCGTTTAATCCCGGACGGCTGGATCAGCACCTTTTTCCTTTCTACCGCAAGGATTTGGAAGATGGATCGCTGGATCAGGAAAAAGCAAGGGAATTATTGCAGGTTTTCTGGATCAAATTCAACAACCATCCATCGCCGCCTAAAATGGGTGTGACTGCACTTGAAAGCAATACCTACACCGATTTCGCGCTCATCAACCTGGGCGGCGTGAAAGAGGACGGTTCGGACGCGGTGAACGAACTTACCTATCTCATCCTTGATGTGATTGAAGAAATGCGCCTGCTGCAACCCAGCAGCATGGTTCAGATCAGCAAAAAGAACCCCGATAGCTTCGTGAAACGGGCGCTTCAAATTATCAAAACAGGTTTCGGTCAACCATCGTTTTTTAATACCGATGCCATTGTTCAGCAGTTGCTGAGCCAGGGAAAATTATTGGTGGATGCACGAAACGGTGGCGCCAGTGGCTGTGT from the Bacteroidales bacterium genome contains:
- a CDS encoding type IIA DNA topoisomerase subunit B, which codes for MTEKYTEESIRSLDWKEHIRLRPGMYIGKLGDGSSQDDGIYVLLKEVVDNAIDEFVMGHGRTIDISIKDQLVSIRDYGRGMPLGKLIDCVSKINTGAKYDSKVFKKAVGLNGVGAKAVNALSKYFKAQSVREGRTRIVEYENGNLVKDHPEHDSDERNGTLIAFTPDDGIFGNYHYLSEYIDKQLWNYVYLNRGLTIRFNGQSYYSKNGLHDLLSNVINGSHQIYPIIHIKEDDFECAFTHTSKQYGEEYYSFVNGQHTTQGGTHQLAFREAIVKTIREFYKKDFDASDIRSSIVAALSIKIVEPVFESQTKTKLGSSHIETGGPTIRNYIGDIVKRNLDNYLHINTDTTEALYRKILQSEKERKELANIKKLAKESVKKASLHNKKLRDCRVHYNSNDNRRLETTLFITEGDSASGSITKSRDVNTQAVFSLKGKPLNCYGLSKRIVYENEEFNLLQTALNIEEDLENLRYNNIVVATDADVDGMHIRLLLLTFFLQFYPDLVKSGHVYILQTPLFRVRNKKKTIYCYSDEERVAALKELGQNPEITRFKGLGEISPDEFKHFIGPAMRLDPVILKKSSEIQEALEFYMGRNTPERQQFIMLNLRYEEERA
- a CDS encoding sulfite exporter TauE/SafE family protein; amino-acid sequence: MEYILIALVAFGAAMLTFFSGFGLGTILLPVFAIFFPVEIAIAMTAIVHLINNLFKMSLIWQAVNLKVAALFAIPAALFAIGGALLLNYLSSDDALFTYHLGNKEFEVTLIKLIIGLLLIIFAIIEIDKRFDKLALPRKYLPIGGALSGFFGGLSGHQGALRSLFLLRAGLGKEGFIATGIAAAIVIDISRLSIYGTSFFSKHFAAISNDNSVWMVVVATLAAFAGSFIGRRMLKKVTMRTVQLSVGFLILVMGVLLGSGII
- a CDS encoding glycyl-radical enzyme activating protein encodes the protein MQGIIFDIRSFSIHDGPGIRQTVFLKGCPLRCAWCHNPESQENITETMTSHKKLGGQTFTRTEEVGKLMSVEGVMQSIEKDIPFFEESGGGVTFSGGEPLMQPEFTTALLTASRKNGIHTALDTCGYAEPEVIDKVLPLTDLFLYDLKLADDEAHKQFTGVSNRPILENLNKISASGKPIIIRIPLIPGITDTEENLSGLKYIIEQTQGIQRIDLLPFHAIAKSKYERMGKTCWQQTENGYDQFKAQEIKEYFMNSVQTVTIGA
- a CDS encoding glycyl radical protein, producing the protein MNSRITNLRNQSLEAVNTLSVERALLITAFYKSIAGQEVPVPLQRAMAFRHIMENKSICILPDELIVGERGPAPKAAPTYPEISLHSLEDLDILHKRPKVSFRVDEETRIAYRDVIIPFWKSKTQRDRVFTAMSPEWKDAYAAGVFTEFQEQRAPGHTVAGKKLFGKGMKDLKEEIALALAKLDFINDPEALAKQHELHAMEMVADAIVAFANRHAEALQKMVLDEIDETRQNELLEMIRICRRVPENAPQTFHEALQHYWYIHVGVITELNPWDSFNPGRLDQHLFPFYRKDLEDGSLDQEKARELLQVFWIKFNNHPSPPKMGVTALESNTYTDFALINLGGVKEDGSDAVNELTYLILDVIEEMRLLQPSSMVQISKKNPDSFVKRALQIIKTGFGQPSFFNTDAIVQQLLSQGKLLVDARNGGASGCVETGAFGTEAYTLSGYFNLNKVLEITLHNGFEPKSGKHTGLQTGEAGNFKDFEDLFLAFEKQLNYFIDIKIEGNNRIEKLFAEHMPVPFMSLLIEDCIANGKDYNAGGARYNSSYIQGVGLGSITDNLSAIQKWVYKEKQMSMKDLLDAMRLNFSGFDDLRYKLVYETPKWGNNDDLADIHAVRVFNSLYKAVDGRPSWRGGKFRINMLPTTSHVYFGSVIGAMPDGRLAGEPLSEGISPVQGADQKGPVAVLQSAAKIDHIKTGGTLLNQKFSPSFFGSDEAINKLCALVRTWFRLDGHHIQFNVVDAETLRDAQKYPEKHRDLIVRVAGYSDYFNDLGESLQNEIISRTAHEGY